One genomic window of Sphingobacterium oryzagri includes the following:
- a CDS encoding CsbD family protein: protein MSELTWKGRWNEIKGKVKQKYADLTDDDLLYAEGQEDELVGKLQKKTGKTKDEVNSWLNEL from the coding sequence ATGAGTGAATTAACATGGAAAGGACGCTGGAACGAAATCAAGGGAAAGGTCAAACAAAAATACGCTGATTTAACCGATGACGATTTGTTATATGCCGAAGGTCAGGAAGACGAGCTGGTTGGCAAATTGCAAAAAAAGACGGGTAAAACCAAAGATGAGGTTAACAGTTGGTTGAACGAACTGTAA
- a CDS encoding FAD/NAD(P)-binding protein translates to MKKINALTKLAIIGAGPMALLLMRRLLDNFEGNLEIELFEKEQVLGAGMPYSLLGANEEHIANISANELPEDLSPMADWLEEKGLSSLKRFGWREEKFNEQKALPRLLLGTYLADEFTKLLDAFKVKGFSVEVHYGCAVHDIIDDPARARVTIVHQAGRADFDKAIICSGHFWPKQKEGHIPNYFDSPYPPAKFKGHNNHAVAIRGASLTAIDAIRTLARNNGHFSTTADGKLRYHVASESTAFRMVMHSRNGLLPAVRIHLEDAQLGRGELLSTAEIERIKADHDGFVPLDYLYEHVFLDRIQAERPSFHQKIEELTMEDFVEKMMDFREDSDPFDLLAREYKEAARSIRERKSVYWKEMLAVLSYTMNYPAKYFSAEDMLRLQKTLKPLISIVIAFVPQQSVEELLALHAAGVLSLVDVGDDSEVEVVESGGIRYHYKNKDGQTSDEFYPMFIDCVGQPTLAISDLPFQSLKDAETVAPAVVKFRSAAAGQEAYESGVKGVGKAKDGNYYLQLSGVAINDHFQVTDIYGKINERLYMLAVPFIGGFNPDYSGLDFAEEASLRVVHALNAR, encoded by the coding sequence ATGAAAAAGATCAACGCATTGACCAAGTTGGCCATTATTGGCGCAGGACCGATGGCACTGCTCTTGATGCGGCGCTTGTTGGATAATTTCGAGGGAAATCTCGAAATTGAGCTGTTTGAAAAGGAGCAAGTATTAGGCGCTGGCATGCCGTATAGTTTGCTCGGCGCTAACGAGGAGCATATCGCCAATATTTCGGCAAATGAACTGCCCGAAGACCTCAGTCCGATGGCCGATTGGCTGGAAGAAAAGGGCCTCTCGTCGCTTAAACGGTTTGGTTGGCGTGAGGAAAAATTTAATGAGCAGAAAGCGCTGCCCAGGTTGTTGCTCGGAACGTATCTGGCCGATGAGTTTACAAAATTGCTGGACGCCTTTAAAGTTAAGGGGTTTTCTGTTGAGGTTCACTACGGTTGTGCCGTTCACGACATTATCGACGATCCTGCAAGAGCACGTGTCACGATCGTTCACCAGGCAGGTCGCGCTGATTTTGATAAAGCCATTATCTGCTCCGGACATTTTTGGCCGAAGCAAAAAGAAGGCCATATACCAAATTACTTCGATTCGCCTTATCCACCGGCAAAGTTTAAAGGGCATAATAATCATGCCGTTGCCATACGCGGCGCGTCGCTGACAGCAATAGATGCTATTCGTACATTGGCAAGAAACAACGGGCATTTTTCGACAACGGCAGATGGCAAGCTTCGTTACCACGTAGCTTCCGAATCGACGGCATTCCGCATGGTTATGCATTCGCGTAATGGTCTGCTACCGGCGGTACGTATCCATCTGGAAGATGCGCAGCTCGGACGTGGGGAACTGCTGTCGACAGCAGAAATCGAACGTATAAAAGCTGATCATGACGGATTTGTGCCACTGGATTACCTGTATGAGCACGTGTTTTTAGATAGAATCCAAGCGGAGCGCCCAAGTTTTCACCAAAAGATCGAAGAACTCACTATGGAAGACTTCGTTGAAAAAATGATGGATTTCCGCGAAGATAGTGATCCGTTTGATTTGCTTGCACGCGAATATAAGGAGGCTGCACGCTCTATACGTGAGCGGAAATCTGTCTATTGGAAAGAAATGTTGGCTGTATTGAGTTATACCATGAATTATCCAGCCAAATATTTTTCTGCGGAAGATATGCTCCGGTTGCAAAAAACGCTCAAACCGCTGATTAGCATTGTAATCGCTTTTGTGCCGCAACAATCGGTGGAAGAACTGTTGGCACTTCATGCGGCAGGCGTACTCTCGTTGGTTGACGTGGGTGATGATAGCGAGGTCGAAGTCGTGGAAAGCGGGGGCATCCGTTATCATTACAAAAATAAAGATGGTCAGACGAGCGACGAATTTTATCCGATGTTTATCGACTGTGTGGGTCAGCCTACGCTTGCTATTTCCGATTTGCCTTTTCAAAGTTTGAAAGATGCGGAAACCGTCGCTCCAGCGGTCGTAAAATTCCGAAGCGCTGCGGCAGGTCAGGAAGCTTACGAAAGCGGTGTGAAGGGCGTAGGGAAAGCTAAAGACGGAAATTATTACCTGCAATTGTCGGGCGTCGCAATCAACGATCATTTCCAAGTAACCGATATTTACGGGAAGATAAACGAGCGTCTTTATATGCTTGCTGTACCGTTTATTGGAGGCTTCAATCCAGATTATTCCGGGTTGGATTTTGCTGAAGAAGCTAGTTTGCGCGTGGTACATGCGCTTAATGCGCGTTAA
- a CDS encoding chloride channel protein — protein sequence MSNYNALLFIILPSVGITSIYFLRKYLFKNRKNKGITEIYNTLDKRKDHLPLFKIPSHFINGFLTVIFGGSTGVEVSTVVATATVGNLAYKKQFSAMKYKRELICAAVTAGVAVLFASPLAGLLFAVEVIARKLRKTILISSIISAAVAWGFIQVFEHEPFFNIPVVGWQWKAVPFFLLLSLFAGALSVYFTLLVIKTKALFTKLPNYFLRVNIGALAVGVMIFFLPMLFGDSYHGLHSVLHTMLLHKEYSILVLFLLVVLKPLASSLTLGAGGDGGVFAPSIVTGAFLGLLVAYCSNVFFGTNLVLFNFMLIGAACTLAGAISAPMTSFVLVCSLAPNGYALIIPLAVCCYVAKYFAQWILPYNVYTYESHKALNLATSKA from the coding sequence GTGTCAAATTATAACGCGTTGTTATTTATTATTCTACCGAGTGTAGGTATTACGAGCATCTATTTTTTACGCAAATACCTTTTTAAAAACCGGAAGAATAAGGGGATTACGGAAATCTACAATACGCTGGACAAACGGAAGGATCACCTTCCGCTATTTAAGATTCCCTCACATTTTATCAACGGATTTTTGACGGTTATTTTTGGAGGATCTACGGGGGTGGAAGTTTCTACCGTTGTGGCAACGGCTACTGTCGGAAATTTAGCCTACAAAAAGCAGTTTTCTGCGATGAAGTATAAGCGCGAATTAATCTGCGCAGCCGTCACCGCGGGCGTGGCGGTACTTTTCGCAAGTCCGTTAGCAGGCCTTTTGTTCGCTGTGGAAGTCATTGCGCGGAAGCTTCGTAAAACGATTTTAATCAGTTCGATCATTTCAGCGGCGGTCGCCTGGGGTTTTATCCAGGTATTCGAGCACGAACCGTTTTTTAATATCCCCGTAGTAGGTTGGCAGTGGAAAGCCGTGCCATTTTTTTTATTGTTGAGCTTATTTGCCGGTGCACTTTCGGTTTACTTTACTTTGTTGGTGATCAAAACGAAAGCGCTTTTTACCAAATTACCCAACTATTTTTTACGTGTGAATATCGGCGCGCTCGCTGTTGGCGTGATGATATTCTTTTTACCGATGTTATTTGGCGATAGCTATCATGGCTTGCATTCGGTATTGCATACGATGCTGCTGCACAAAGAATATTCCATTCTCGTATTATTCCTGCTTGTCGTATTAAAACCCTTGGCATCGTCGCTTACCTTGGGTGCTGGTGGCGATGGCGGCGTGTTTGCACCCAGCATTGTAACCGGAGCTTTTCTGGGATTGCTCGTAGCGTATTGCAGTAACGTATTTTTTGGGACGAATTTAGTGCTCTTTAATTTTATGCTTATCGGCGCTGCATGTACGTTGGCGGGCGCCATTTCCGCACCGATGACCTCTTTTGTATTGGTTTGCAGTCTGGCGCCAAACGGTTATGCTTTGATTATTCCATTAGCTGTTTGCTGTTATGTAGCCAAATATTTTGCGCAGTGGATATTGCCGTATAATGTTTACACCTACGAATCGCACAAGGCGTTAAATTTGGCAACGTCAAAGGCTTAA
- a CDS encoding catalase, with protein MKQHITTSQNAKQADLARDTTDASEQSMTTDQGVKINNDANSLKSGERGSTLLEDFILREKITHFDHERIPERIVHARGSAAHGYFELYEDLSDYTRAGVLTAVGKKTPVFVRFSTVAGSKGSADLARDIRGFAVKFYTDEGIFDLVGNNTPVFFIQDAMKFPDLIHSVKPEPDNEIPQAASAHDTFYDFVSLATETLHNHIWAMSDRAIPRSLRMMEGFGIHTFRLINSEGVSHFVRFHWKPALGVHSVTWDEAVKINGADPDFHRRDLWDAIEQGQFPSWELGLQIIPEADEHKFEFDLLDATKLIPEELVPVRIVGKMTLDRNPDNFFAETEQVAFHPGHIVPGIDFTNDPLLQGRLFSYTDTQLSRLGSPNFHELPINRSIAPVHNNQRDAHMRTTINKGKVAYHPNTMGGGCPFLSKIADGGFSSYEERIDGKKVRARSESFSDHFSQPALFYRSLSSWEKEHVIGAYSFELGKCQIDAIKSRMLYLLQQIDASLAKRVSDNIGLAIPEEIEGPINRNIGADEDPSAQQPGKAKNYLDQSAALSQVLRAPTPIASRQVAVLLDNGFDMKGFDSYKKALEAEDAVVKIVSPSGGTITCNEGMKHKVDAALATTESVFYDAVYIPCGEESVNALAEQGKTIKFINEAVKHCKTVAFLGKAVKLRDLSAAKDFVDDKAIFTDASAQDFIQALGMHRNWEREPKTTKIAV; from the coding sequence ATGAAACAGCACATAACAACCTCACAGAACGCAAAGCAAGCCGATCTTGCGCGCGACACTACGGATGCGTCGGAGCAATCGATGACTACCGATCAAGGCGTCAAGATCAATAACGACGCTAATTCGCTGAAGTCTGGCGAGCGAGGGTCGACCTTACTGGAAGACTTTATCTTACGCGAGAAGATTACACACTTTGACCACGAGCGCATTCCGGAACGTATTGTTCACGCACGCGGCAGCGCTGCGCACGGCTATTTTGAACTTTATGAAGACCTGAGCGATTATACACGCGCAGGCGTATTAACGGCTGTAGGTAAAAAAACACCTGTTTTCGTTCGCTTTTCAACCGTAGCAGGCAGCAAAGGTTCTGCAGATTTGGCGAGAGATATTCGCGGGTTTGCCGTGAAATTTTATACGGATGAGGGTATTTTTGATTTGGTCGGAAATAATACACCGGTGTTTTTTATACAGGATGCGATGAAGTTTCCTGATCTTATCCATTCCGTAAAGCCCGAGCCTGATAACGAAATTCCGCAAGCGGCCTCAGCGCACGATACGTTTTATGATTTCGTTTCATTGGCCACGGAAACATTGCATAACCACATCTGGGCGATGAGTGATCGTGCCATACCGCGTAGCCTCCGCATGATGGAGGGTTTTGGTATTCATACATTCAGGCTGATCAACAGCGAAGGGGTGTCGCATTTTGTACGTTTTCACTGGAAACCTGCTTTGGGCGTACATTCCGTTACCTGGGATGAGGCTGTCAAGATTAATGGTGCCGATCCTGATTTCCACAGACGTGATCTTTGGGATGCGATCGAGCAGGGGCAGTTTCCGAGTTGGGAACTTGGTCTGCAAATTATTCCGGAAGCAGATGAGCATAAATTTGAATTTGACCTGCTCGACGCAACGAAGCTTATTCCAGAAGAATTAGTGCCTGTACGTATTGTCGGAAAGATGACATTAGATCGTAATCCAGATAATTTCTTTGCAGAAACCGAGCAAGTGGCATTCCACCCCGGACACATTGTGCCGGGTATCGATTTTACAAACGACCCTTTGCTGCAAGGCCGACTTTTTTCTTATACAGACACGCAATTGTCTCGACTGGGAAGTCCAAATTTTCACGAGCTGCCAATAAACAGATCGATCGCGCCAGTGCACAACAACCAGCGTGACGCACACATGCGGACAACAATAAACAAGGGGAAAGTGGCTTACCACCCGAATACGATGGGCGGCGGCTGTCCGTTTTTATCTAAAATTGCAGATGGCGGTTTTAGCAGCTACGAAGAGCGTATTGATGGCAAAAAAGTACGTGCGCGCTCTGAAAGCTTTAGCGATCACTTCTCTCAACCGGCTTTATTTTATAGAAGCCTGTCATCTTGGGAAAAAGAACACGTAATCGGCGCTTATTCTTTTGAATTAGGAAAATGTCAGATTGACGCGATTAAGTCACGTATGTTATACCTCCTTCAACAAATAGATGCTTCGTTGGCCAAGCGGGTATCCGACAATATCGGCCTTGCTATTCCTGAAGAAATAGAAGGGCCTATTAACAGAAATATTGGTGCCGACGAAGATCCGTCTGCACAACAACCAGGCAAGGCGAAGAACTACCTCGACCAGTCAGCAGCACTGAGTCAAGTCCTTAGGGCGCCGACGCCGATAGCAAGCCGTCAGGTAGCGGTGCTGCTAGACAATGGATTTGATATGAAAGGATTTGACAGCTATAAAAAAGCATTGGAAGCGGAGGACGCGGTTGTCAAAATCGTTTCGCCTAGTGGAGGAACAATTACTTGTAACGAGGGGATGAAGCATAAAGTTGACGCGGCCCTCGCGACCACGGAAAGCGTGTTTTACGATGCTGTCTATATTCCATGCGGCGAAGAAAGTGTGAATGCCCTTGCCGAACAAGGAAAAACCATTAAGTTTATCAATGAAGCGGTGAAGCACTGTAAAACGGTGGCATTTTTAGGGAAAGCGGTAAAACTTCGTGACTTGTCAGCAGCTAAAGATTTTGTTGATGATAAGGCCATTTTTACGGATGCCAGTGCGCAAGATTTTATTCAGGCGCTGGGTATGCATAGAAATTGGGAAAGAGAGCCAAAGACGACCAAAATCGCTGTATAA
- a CDS encoding AI-2E family transporter, producing MEQQNSSSNVSGTFTAKVWTAVGITALTLIILLLSWKAIQVFLFILAGTILAVYFHGFAGLIARKTKLTKKWSLAVSILSSVLFLFGIFWLVGARITNEAIEFADKVPQLLEDAKRYLESNQNIKSAYEQLASSQTLQKASPLVGSFFNSTLGLFGDLYVVLFIGVFFTAAPELYKKGIVKLLPAKARAEGAHIIDVTAENLRAWLKGMLFSMLVVFVLTSIGLVALGIDLWLILALIAGLLSFIPNFGPIIAILPAALVALSQSPITAVWVILLYCLVQVVESNFITPLVQQELINTPPALIIIAQIFIGIWLGGWGVVLATPILVIVMVLVNELYVKRQDKYLS from the coding sequence TTGGAACAGCAAAATTCATCCTCCAACGTCAGCGGTACATTTACAGCAAAGGTTTGGACAGCGGTTGGCATTACAGCGCTGACGCTTATTATTCTATTGTTATCCTGGAAAGCCATCCAGGTTTTCCTATTCATTTTAGCGGGTACTATTTTAGCTGTCTATTTCCACGGATTTGCGGGTCTTATAGCGCGTAAAACTAAATTAACAAAGAAATGGTCGTTGGCCGTCTCAATCCTTTCATCTGTTTTGTTTCTATTCGGCATCTTTTGGCTGGTCGGCGCCCGGATTACTAACGAAGCTATTGAATTTGCAGACAAAGTGCCGCAACTGCTCGAGGATGCGAAACGATATTTGGAAAGCAACCAAAATATAAAATCTGCCTACGAACAGTTAGCCTCTTCGCAGACATTGCAAAAAGCCTCTCCTTTAGTGGGAAGCTTTTTTAATAGCACACTCGGTTTATTTGGTGATCTTTATGTAGTGCTGTTTATCGGTGTATTTTTCACGGCTGCGCCCGAATTGTATAAAAAAGGAATAGTGAAGTTGCTCCCGGCCAAGGCGCGTGCAGAAGGTGCGCATATCATCGACGTCACGGCAGAAAATTTACGCGCCTGGTTAAAAGGTATGCTATTTTCGATGCTCGTCGTATTTGTATTGACCAGCATTGGTCTTGTGGCCTTGGGTATTGATCTCTGGTTGATTTTAGCGCTGATTGCCGGTCTACTCAGTTTTATACCCAACTTCGGCCCGATCATCGCGATCCTTCCGGCGGCTTTAGTCGCCTTATCACAGTCGCCGATAACCGCCGTCTGGGTAATCTTGCTTTACTGTTTGGTTCAAGTAGTAGAAAGTAATTTTATCACACCGCTTGTGCAGCAAGAATTAATCAATACACCACCGGCATTGATTATTATCGCACAGATATTTATTGGCATATGGCTCGGTGGCTGGGGCGTTGTGCTGGCTACGCCCATATTGGTGATCGTCATGGTTCTGGTCAATGAGCTTTATGTAAAAAGGCAAGATAAGTACTTGTCTTAA
- a CDS encoding DUF3072 domain-containing protein, whose protein sequence is MENEKDKQHDLSAQSKQDNSNTQKDPDEWTTGDEPMTGAQASYLKTLSDEANEPFVEGLTKAEASKRIDELQHKTGRGLDSSAD, encoded by the coding sequence ATGGAAAATGAAAAAGACAAGCAACACGATCTATCCGCTCAGAGCAAACAGGATAATTCGAATACGCAAAAAGATCCGGATGAGTGGACCACGGGCGACGAGCCAATGACAGGTGCACAAGCATCTTACCTCAAAACATTGTCTGATGAGGCAAACGAACCTTTCGTGGAAGGGCTGACCAAAGCCGAAGCTTCCAAGCGCATCGATGAGCTGCAACATAAAACTGGTAGAGGACTGGATAGCTCGGCTGATTAA
- a CDS encoding RNA polymerase sigma factor — MIRLQLTQKIENSKVLLTKFAYKFTSDPDQVADLVQETLIRAVRHTDELLSNPKVGSWLYVIMKNIYINQYRKAQNRMLYEQSEISALRDQGCLEPYTYNQAENRFTAADIQIAMNRLPADTYEIFTMYMEGFKYREIAEHCDMPEGTIKTRIFHAKKMLRKSLAAYERKN; from the coding sequence ATGATTAGATTACAACTCACACAGAAAATTGAAAATAGTAAGGTGCTGCTTACAAAATTTGCTTATAAATTTACAAGTGACCCAGATCAAGTTGCGGATCTTGTGCAAGAAACCTTGATACGGGCTGTGCGCCATACCGATGAGTTATTGAGCAATCCGAAAGTTGGCTCGTGGCTTTATGTTATCATGAAGAACATCTATATTAACCAATACAGAAAGGCTCAAAATCGAATGTTGTATGAGCAATCGGAAATTTCAGCTTTACGTGACCAAGGCTGCTTAGAGCCTTACACCTATAATCAGGCAGAAAATAGATTTACAGCGGCGGATATCCAAATAGCCATGAATCGCTTACCAGCAGATACCTATGAAATCTTTACTATGTATATGGAAGGATTCAAGTATCGTGAAATTGCAGAACACTGCGATATGCCGGAAGGAACGATTAAAACGCGTATATTTCATGCTAAAAAAATGCTTCGTAAGAGCTTGGCAGCCTACGAACGAAAAAACTAG
- a CDS encoding SDR family NAD(P)-dependent oxidoreductase gives MFLGKLAKIALLGFVGATLIKARRRRHGRETLHGKVVLITGGSRGLGLALAKELAQRGALLALCARDVENLQTAKQALTALGAEVFIHPTDVTDRKQVEVLMHKVHAHYGRIDLLVNNAGAMLVGPQEVMDSDDYKKLMETNCWSSLYCTEAVLPHFKAAANGHIVNIASIGGKIAVPHMLPYSVSKFALVGLSQGLAAELAPAGIQVSTVIPSLMRTGSPMHITVKGNHKLEYAWFKIADSLPILSQSAARAASEIVDGIESRKTEIVLTLTAKIAVALQALCPNVLANTLNLANRLLPRSRNTNEKKGYESESLLSRSALAASTDKAAQQYNQI, from the coding sequence ATGTTTTTAGGAAAATTAGCAAAGATAGCCCTATTGGGCTTCGTAGGCGCAACGTTGATAAAAGCAAGACGCCGTAGGCACGGACGAGAAACACTGCACGGGAAAGTAGTATTAATTACGGGCGGCTCGCGTGGTTTAGGCTTGGCTCTGGCCAAAGAGCTTGCGCAACGTGGCGCACTTTTGGCGCTATGCGCCCGAGATGTTGAAAATCTGCAAACCGCAAAGCAAGCGCTTACTGCGCTGGGTGCCGAGGTTTTCATTCATCCAACCGACGTAACCGATAGGAAGCAAGTGGAAGTGCTTATGCACAAGGTGCACGCGCACTATGGTCGTATTGATTTGCTTGTTAATAATGCAGGCGCTATGTTGGTTGGACCGCAAGAAGTGATGGACAGTGACGACTATAAGAAATTGATGGAAACCAACTGCTGGTCTTCTCTGTACTGCACAGAAGCCGTTTTGCCGCATTTCAAAGCAGCAGCCAATGGGCACATTGTGAATATTGCGTCGATAGGTGGCAAAATTGCCGTACCGCATATGTTGCCTTATAGTGTTAGCAAATTCGCGCTCGTTGGTTTGAGTCAGGGTTTAGCAGCAGAGCTTGCCCCGGCCGGTATACAGGTATCGACGGTTATTCCAAGCTTGATGCGCACCGGAAGTCCGATGCACATTACTGTCAAAGGAAATCATAAGTTGGAATATGCCTGGTTCAAGATTGCAGACTCGCTACCGATATTATCACAAAGTGCAGCGCGCGCCGCCAGTGAAATTGTAGATGGCATCGAATCTCGAAAAACAGAAATTGTTTTGACGCTGACCGCCAAAATTGCCGTTGCGCTACAGGCCTTGTGCCCAAATGTGTTGGCGAATACACTAAACTTGGCAAACCGGCTGTTGCCGCGAAGCCGAAATACAAACGAAAAAAAGGGATATGAAAGCGAATCACTGTTGAGCCGCAGCGCCTTGGCTGCCTCAACAGATAAGGCCGCACAGCAGTATAATCAGATTTGA
- a CDS encoding SDR family oxidoreductase yields the protein MSRRQALKGLGTTVATLVVAPSIAAETKNVSEGNNPVLENPLDKYPKPPYPKQKQPHPGLASKMDPLPDHGEKTYKGSGRLLGRKALITGGDSGIGRAAAIAYAREGADVAINYLPAEEEDAKEVVALIKEAGRKAVAIPGDITDKDFCVTLIEKTVSELGGLDLLVNNAGYQKSNLSILDIHDDTFDATIKTNIYAPFWITKAALPHLPAGASIIATTSVQAYDPSENLFDYAQTKAANVAYVKSLAKQLGPKGIRVNGVAPGPVWTALQVCGGQEQDKLENFGGDSPLQRAGQPAELASIFVQLADNGASFSTGQIYGAAGGGGHP from the coding sequence ATGAGTAGAAGACAAGCCCTTAAAGGACTAGGAACAACTGTAGCCACTTTGGTCGTGGCGCCAAGTATAGCAGCAGAAACAAAAAACGTATCGGAAGGTAACAATCCCGTTTTGGAAAATCCGCTCGATAAATATCCGAAACCGCCTTATCCAAAACAAAAGCAGCCGCATCCTGGTCTCGCGTCGAAAATGGATCCGTTACCAGATCATGGCGAAAAGACTTATAAAGGAAGTGGTCGCCTTTTAGGGCGTAAAGCGCTGATCACCGGTGGCGATTCCGGAATAGGACGTGCCGCTGCCATCGCTTACGCCAGAGAAGGAGCAGATGTGGCCATCAACTACCTTCCTGCCGAAGAGGAAGATGCTAAAGAAGTAGTTGCGCTTATTAAAGAAGCAGGCCGCAAAGCGGTTGCGATACCGGGCGATATTACTGATAAAGATTTTTGCGTAACACTGATTGAGAAAACCGTTTCCGAATTGGGCGGACTGGATCTACTGGTAAACAACGCGGGTTATCAGAAAAGTAACCTATCCATTCTTGATATTCATGATGATACCTTTGATGCGACGATAAAAACCAATATTTACGCACCTTTTTGGATTACCAAGGCGGCGCTTCCGCATCTTCCGGCGGGCGCTTCGATCATAGCGACTACCTCGGTGCAAGCGTATGATCCTAGCGAGAATCTCTTTGACTATGCGCAGACCAAGGCTGCAAATGTGGCTTACGTAAAATCTCTTGCCAAACAATTGGGACCGAAAGGCATTCGTGTAAACGGTGTTGCTCCGGGTCCGGTGTGGACCGCACTGCAAGTCTGTGGTGGGCAGGAACAAGATAAATTGGAAAACTTTGGCGGCGATTCGCCTTTACAGCGCGCCGGACAGCCGGCAGAGCTGGCCTCCATCTTCGTGCAACTGGCAGATAATGGAGCAAGTTTTTCAACAGGTCAGATATATGGCGCTGCGGGTGGCGGCGGTCATCCATAA
- a CDS encoding zinc-dependent alcohol dehydrogenase: MKAAVFHKPGHISVDNVEDPKLLDARDVILKVTSTAICGSDLHILNGAVPQKEDLIMGHEFMGIVEEVGAEITNLKRGDRVVVPFPISCGSCFFCTHGASTACDQSNYKHYGPNGDLLDQKGAALFGYTDLYGGYSGGQAEYVRVPYADISPRIVPEHLTDEQALFLTDIFPTGWSAIDWAQLKGGEVVAIFGSGPVGLMAQKAAWLNGAGRVIAIDPLDYRLAKAKAVNNVDTLNPNEVDVIEAIREMTRGRGADVCVDAVGFEPERGFFDKVKATVNFEVGSMKVLDMCFKAVRRMGTVSIVGVYGSPYDNFPLHRIFDKGITIKQGQAPVLNYIDKLIELVNDNKVVLDDIITHSLPLAEAAHGYEIFDKKQDDCVKVVLKP, from the coding sequence ATGAAAGCAGCAGTATTCCATAAACCCGGACATATCAGTGTCGATAATGTCGAAGATCCGAAACTACTTGACGCGCGTGACGTCATTCTTAAAGTGACATCGACCGCCATTTGCGGCTCGGACTTGCATATTTTAAATGGTGCGGTTCCGCAAAAGGAAGATCTCATCATGGGCCACGAATTTATGGGCATCGTAGAAGAGGTCGGCGCCGAGATCACCAATCTTAAAAGAGGCGATCGCGTCGTTGTGCCTTTTCCGATCTCTTGCGGATCATGTTTTTTTTGTACGCATGGCGCATCCACGGCCTGTGACCAATCAAACTACAAGCATTATGGTCCTAACGGCGATTTGCTCGATCAAAAAGGCGCTGCACTATTTGGTTATACCGATTTGTATGGCGGTTATTCCGGCGGACAAGCGGAATATGTGCGCGTTCCTTACGCCGATATCAGTCCGCGTATTGTGCCCGAACACCTCACAGATGAGCAAGCGCTTTTTTTAACCGATATCTTCCCAACCGGATGGTCGGCAATTGACTGGGCGCAACTGAAAGGTGGGGAAGTAGTTGCTATTTTCGGCTCTGGACCAGTTGGACTTATGGCCCAAAAAGCCGCCTGGTTAAATGGAGCCGGACGCGTGATTGCAATCGATCCGTTGGATTACCGATTGGCGAAAGCGAAAGCGGTGAACAATGTGGACACGCTCAACCCGAATGAAGTCGATGTGATTGAAGCCATCCGCGAAATGACACGCGGACGCGGAGCAGACGTTTGTGTGGATGCGGTAGGCTTTGAACCCGAGCGCGGCTTTTTTGATAAAGTAAAAGCTACAGTTAATTTCGAAGTTGGCTCGATGAAAGTATTAGACATGTGCTTTAAAGCCGTACGCCGGATGGGCACCGTATCTATTGTAGGGGTTTATGGTTCGCCTTACGATAATTTCCCCTTGCATCGCATATTTGATAAGGGCATTACCATAAAACAAGGACAAGCGCCGGTGTTGAATTATATCGATAAGCTAATTGAGTTAGTAAACGACAACAAAGTGGTGCTCGACGATATTATTACACACAGTCTTCCGCTTGCTGAGGCAGCGCATGGCTATGAAATATTCGACAAAAAGCAGGATGACTGCGTAAAAGTTGTGCTGAAGCCTTAG